One window from the genome of Pieris rapae chromosome 8, ilPieRapa1.1, whole genome shotgun sequence encodes:
- the LOC110998839 gene encoding uncharacterized protein LOC110998839, which yields MITMVLELLVVIFVGVQRYSLEFRVLEWLQEDFFKNITDKTHRKLWDQLQIAYKCCGLNGPEDYHAMGQHVAISCCPSAYKTKTEYTQMMLYNACLESSSYFPDGCEAEILAVLRSDAERLQDVAMTSFWFEAIGMLLAMWVANNVKNKVHVYKQTVMY from the exons ATGATAACGATGGTTTTGGAGCTTCTTGTTGTGATCTTCGTGGGTGTTCAACGATACAGTCTTGAGTTTAGGGTCTTAGAGTGGCTTCAAGAGGATTTCTTCAAGAATATTACTGATAAAACGCACAGGAAACTATGGGACCAGTTGCAAATTGCT TACAAATGTTGCGGCTTAAATGGACCAGAGGATTATCATGCTATGGGCCAACATGTGGCCATCTCCTGTTGCCCAAGTGCGTATAAAACTAAAACGGAGTACACTCAGATGATGCTGTACAATGCTTGCTTAGA ATCTTCTAGCTATTTTCCTGATGGATGTGAAGCCGAGATTCTTGCTGTACTTCGTTCTGACGCTGAACGGCTTCAGGATGTTGCTATGACTAGCTTCTGGTTTGAG gCAATCGGGATGCTGTTAGCGATGTGGGTggcaaataatgtaaaaaataaagtacacgtttataaacaaactgtcatgtattaa